Part of the Fusobacterium sp. genome is shown below.
TGCAGCAATTATTTTAACATTGATATCTATTACATCCTTTGCTCCTATTCTTCTGATTTTATTCTCCTGCAGTGCTCTCAATAATTTAGATTGCAGGTTCATTGGCATAGAATTGATTTCATCTAAGAAAATAGTTCCTCCATCTGCTGTCTCCAACAATCCTGGACTATCTACTGCCCCTGTAAAAGCACCTTTTGATGTTCCAAAAAATATACTTTCAAGAAGATTTTCAGGTATAGCTGCACAGTTTTGAGCTATAAAAGGTCTATCTTTTCTTTTACTTTCATTATGTATAGCCTGAGCAAAAAGTTCTTTCCCAGTTCCTGTTTCTCCATAAATCATTACTGGAAGATATGAATCAGATATGGTTTTTATGAATTCTTTTAACTGCTTCATTTCAAAATTATTAGTAATAATATTATTGAGAGTGTATTTTGCACCATTTTTATTTAAAGAAAGATTTTTTAAATTTATTTTTTTTAATTCATCTAAACTTATCTCAGTATCTTTTTCAAATTTTTTAGAATCACTCATTTCTTCTGAAGATAAATCAATGGCTCCTACTATCCTTCCTCCTGATTTTATAGGTATTGACAATGAAGAGATTAATATCTCCTTATGATTTTTGGGTTTTAATTTTTGATTTTTAACATATATAGGCATTTCTAATTCCATAGCTCTATACATACTACTTTTATTTCCAGAAAGATTTTCATATATCTCATAGAAATTCTTGCCTATTATCTCATAACCTACATTATTACTGTTAAGTTTACTATTAAACTTAACAGTAAATAATATTTCTCCCTTTGTATCAATAATTGTTATTCCATCAATATAACCTTTTTCCCCAAAAAGATTTTTTATAAGTTCCATGGCTGCTCCTTAGTTTCTCCCCCAGTTATTTTATTATTATCTATTACTATAATAGCATATTTTATTATATTTTTAAAACAATTTAGTATGATGATAACCATAATTTTCATTTTATTTACAGTGTATAATATACTCTCTTAAATTTTAAAATTAAAAGCTCTTATTTAATCAAGACTGAAATGTATTTATTTACGTTTTTCAAAATTTAGTATATAATATAGTATATTTTTAAAAATGATATAATTTCATCAGAGGAGGAATAAATGAATAAAATAGATAGAAGAAAACTTATAGAAACTGCTCTTGGAAAAAGAGAGGCTACTTTAAAGTTAGAGAATGCTAATCTTGTAAATGTTTTTTCTGGAGAAATCTATATGGCTAATCTATATCTATACAATGAATATATTGCAGATGTAGTAGAAATTGAAAATGATAAAAATAAAAAAGCTGAAAAAATTGTAGATTTAAAAGGACAATTTCTTGCTCCTGGATTTATTGACTCACATCTTCATATAGAAAGCAGTCATTTAACTCCATATCACTTTGCTGAAGCTGTTATTCCAAAAGGAACTACTACCATAATAGCAGACCCACATGAGATAGGAAATGCTTTGGGAGAAGAGGGTATTGATTATATGCTTGAAGCTTCTGAAAATCTTCCTATGAACCAATATTTTCTTATTCCTTCATGTGTTCCATCAGTAGTGGGACTTGAAACTACTGGAGTTGAACTTACAGCTGATATGATAGACAGAATGTTGGATAAAGACAGAGTTTTAGGATTGGGAGAAGTAATGGACTATGTTGGTGTCATCAATTCTGACAAGAGAATGGAAGATATAATAGATGCTGCATATCAAAAAAATAAATTTCTTCAAGGTCATGCTCCCGAAGTGATTGGTGAAGATCTTTCTGCTTATCTATGTGGTGGTCCTGTATCATGTCATGAAGTAAGAAATGGAATCCATGCAAAAGAAAAAATAAGAAAAGGAATGATTGTAGATGCTAGAGAAAGCTCTATGTCTAAGAATATCACTTCTATTGTTGAAAATATAAAAGATCTTAAATCTCCTAGAAATTTAACTTTATGTACAGATGATAGAGAACCTAAAGATATTCTTGAGAAGGGTCATATAAATGATTGTGTAAGAGTTGCTATAAAAGCTGGTCTTGATCCAATAGAGGCAATAAGAGCAGTCACTTTAAATACTGCTCAAGCTTATCATTTAGAAAAGTTAGGAGCCATAGCACCAGGATATTTTGCTGATATGGTAGTTTTTGATAATCTTAAAGATATCAATGTCAAATCTGTATATTATAAAGGTAAATTAGTTGCTGAAAATGATCAAATGACTTTTGAAATTAAAAAACCTATTATTGAAATAGAAAATAGAAATACTGTAACTATAAAGGATTTTTCTGTAGAAGATTTTAAAATAAAAGTCCCTGTAGAAAATGGAAAAATTAAAATTACTGGTATGGAATATACAGACAGAGTAAGAAGTATTACTAGAAAAAAAGTATTTGAAGTTCCTGTAAAAGATGGATACATTGATCTTAACAGAACTGAACTAAACTTTGTTGCTATTGCCAACAGATACCATAATGATAATATAGCTTTAGCTGTAGTTGAAAATTTCTATATGGCAAAGGGAGCTGTAGGAACTACTTACTCTCATGATTCTCATAATATTACTATAATATATAATGACCCTCAGGATGCTGTCATTATCTCTAAAAGAATAGCTGAAATAGGTGGAGGAGTTGTTGTAGCTGAAAATGGAAAGATAGTAGATGAACTTCCATTT
Proteins encoded:
- a CDS encoding sigma-54 interaction domain-containing protein — its product is MELIKNLFGEKGYIDGITIIDTKGEILFTVKFNSKLNSNNVGYEIIGKNFYEIYENLSGNKSSMYRAMELEMPIYVKNQKLKPKNHKEILISSLSIPIKSGGRIVGAIDLSSEEMSDSKKFEKDTEISLDELKKINLKNLSLNKNGAKYTLNNIITNNFEMKQLKEFIKTISDSYLPVMIYGETGTGKELFAQAIHNESKRKDRPFIAQNCAAIPENLLESIFFGTSKGAFTGAVDSPGLLETADGGTIFLDEINSMPMNLQSKLLRALQENKIRRIGAKDVIDINVKIIAALNKDPMKAIEDKELRMDLYYRLSVLNITIPPLRERKDDISVLVNYFVAKYNELLEKNVRYISSDICQTFQTYDWPGNVREIEHIVAFGMSVIRPDEEKLEFSDLERKWIEITGKKKQKTELPVKDLKTMVEEYEKSMIEKVLEISAHNITKASLILKIPRQTLQRKIKQYEL
- the ade gene encoding adenine deaminase, whose translation is MNKIDRRKLIETALGKREATLKLENANLVNVFSGEIYMANLYLYNEYIADVVEIENDKNKKAEKIVDLKGQFLAPGFIDSHLHIESSHLTPYHFAEAVIPKGTTTIIADPHEIGNALGEEGIDYMLEASENLPMNQYFLIPSCVPSVVGLETTGVELTADMIDRMLDKDRVLGLGEVMDYVGVINSDKRMEDIIDAAYQKNKFLQGHAPEVIGEDLSAYLCGGPVSCHEVRNGIHAKEKIRKGMIVDARESSMSKNITSIVENIKDLKSPRNLTLCTDDREPKDILEKGHINDCVRVAIKAGLDPIEAIRAVTLNTAQAYHLEKLGAIAPGYFADMVVFDNLKDINVKSVYYKGKLVAENDQMTFEIKKPIIEIENRNTVTIKDFSVEDFKIKVPVENGKIKITGMEYTDRVRSITRKKVFEVPVKDGYIDLNRTELNFVAIANRYHNDNIALAVVENFYMAKGAVGTTYSHDSHNITIIYNDPQDAVIISKRIAEIGGGVVVAENGKIVDELPFPIAGMLSQNSAKDVSLDIQRMNALLRTYGIETDSPITRPSTLALIVIPEVKMSDLGLIDVVNQKVIKQF